The Populus alba chromosome 6, ASM523922v2, whole genome shotgun sequence genome contains a region encoding:
- the LOC118032536 gene encoding 1-acyl-sn-glycerol-3-phosphate acyltransferase 2 — MAIGAALVILPLGVLFFCSGLIVNIIQAICFVFIRPLSKSTYRKINRQLAELLWLELVWIFDWWAGVQIKVFTDKETVRLMGKEHALVICNHRSDIDWLVGWVLAQRSGCLGSALAVMKKSSKFLPVIGWSMWFSEYLFLERSWAKDENTLKSGLQRLKDFPRPFWLALFVEGTRFTLPKLLAAQEYAGSQGLPIPRNVLIPRTKGFVSAVSNMRSFVPAIYDVTLAIPKGSPPPTMLNLFKGKSSVVHVHIKRHLMKELPETEDGVAQWCKDIFVAKDALLDKHIAEDTFSDQELQDLGRPKKSLVVVTSWACLLISGALKFLQRSSLLSSRKGIAFAVSSLAVVTLLMYILIRFSQSDRSTTAKVAAAKPKCEGKPSETGDDK; from the exons ATGGCGATTGGAGCCGCGCTTGTTATTTTGCCGCTAGGCGTTCTCTTTTTTTGCTCAGgtttaattgttaatattattcaG gcaatttgctttgtttttattcGGCCTTTATCAAAGAGCACGTACAGAAAAATCAATAGACAATTAGCGGAATTGTTATGGCTCGAACTTGTTTGGATCTTCGATTGGTGGGCTGGAGTCCAG ATCAAAGTGTTCACAGATAAGGAAACCGTCCGTTTAATGG GTAAAGAACATGCTCTTGTTATATGCAACCACAGAAGTGATATTGATTGGCTTGTTGGATGGGTTTTGGCGCAG CGATCAGGATGTCTGGGAAGCGCATTAGCTGTCATGAAGAAATCATCAAAATTTCTTCCG GTGATAGGTTGGTCAATGTGGTTTTCTGAATACCTCTTTCTGGAAAGAAGTTGGGCCAAGGATGAAAACACATTAAAG TCTGGTCTTCAGCGGCTAAAGGACTTTCCTCGTCCATTTTGGCTGGCTCTTTTTGTGGAAGGAACTCGCTTCACTCTGCCAAAGCTTTTAGCAGCTCAGGAGTATGCAGGTTCTCAAGGGCTGCCAATCCCTAGAAATGTTTTGATTCCTCGTACAAAG GGATTTGTTTCAGCAGTAAGTAACATGCGCTCATTTGTACCAGCCATTTATGATGTAACATTGGCTATCCCAAAAGGTTCTCCTCCACCTACGATGCTCAACCTCTTCAAGGGGAAATCTTCTGTG GTACACGTACACATAAAGCGGCATTTGATGAAGGAATTGCCTGAAACAGAAGACGGTGTTGCACAATGGTGTAAAGATATTTTTGTGGCTAAG GATGCATTACTGGACAAGCATATAGCTGAGGACACCTTCAGTGATCAAGAATTGCAGGATCTTGGTCGACCAAAGAAGTCTCTTGTG GTTGTTACCTCCTGGGCATGCCTTCTTATTTCCGGGGCCCTGAAATTCCTTCAACGGTCTTCACTCTTGTCCTCAAGGAAGGGTATAGCATTTGCAGTGTCTAGTTTGGCAGTCGTCACTCTCCTAATGTACATCTTGATTCGATTTTCTCAGTCAGATCGTTCAACAACTGCCAAAGTTGCCGCAGCAAAGCCCAAGTGCGAAGGAAAACCTTCTGAGACAGGAGATGACAAGTAG